Within the Leptogranulimonas caecicola genome, the region GTCAAGAGACCGGCAACGTCTCGGCAGTGCTTGATGACGGCGAGCTGGACCCCTTCATCGTGGCCTACCACCGCTGGGCTTTGGGGCATACCTCATGAGCCGCAAGAAACAGCCGGTAGAAGCCGGTGGGCGCCCGCCCCGGCCTCCGCATAAATCCCGGGCTATGGGACCTGCCGAGAAACGCAAAGTCCTCACAGACGCGCTGCTCATCGTTGTCGGATCTGCGCTCTATGCCTTTGGAGTGGACGCGTTCGCAGTGCCTGAAGGCCTGGCGGCGGGCGGGGTCACAGGCCTTGCCACCATCATCTACGCCTTGGGCGAGCAGGCGGGCTTTGTCATCCCTGTAGGCACCCAAACTCTGGTCATGAACGCCCTGCTCATGGTTTTGGTGGTTAAATCTGGCGGTCTTCGCTATCTGGTCAAGACCATTGCCGGCATCGTTGCCAGCTCGCTCTTTATCGACCTGTTTGCCCCCGTCGTGCCTCCTTTGGGCAACGGCGACCTGCTCCTCTGCGCCCTTTGGGGAGGTGTCACCTGCGGAGCTGGCCTAGGTCTGGTCTTTCGCACCGGCGGCAATACCGGCGGCACAGATATCGTGGCTCAGTTCATGAACCGCCGCCTGGGAATGCCTCTGGGGACTGCCAGCGTGCTGGTGGATGCTGCTATCGTAGTGGCTTCGATTCCGGTGTTCTCCCTGCAAAACGCCCTTTACGCCATGGTGATGATGTATCTCATGGGCCGTGTGCTCGACTTGGTGGTAGACGGTCCCGCCAGCGAAAAGGCAGCCTGGATCATCTCAGAGTGCCACGAAGCCATCGCCTCAGAAATCCTCTATGGGCTGGGTCGCGGCTGCACGGAGATTCAGGCGCGCGGCGTGTGGTCAGGAGCGTCTCATCCCATGCTCTTCGTGATCCTCTCGAACAATGAGGTGGTAACCCTTAAGTCCATTGTCATGGCAGAGGATCCTGAGGCACTGGTGGTAATCTCAGATATTCACGAAGCCTTTGGCGAAGGCTTCCGCTCCATCGACCGCACCTAGGCGTCCCTTCGCCCCTGTAGGGCCGCTACGCTCGGGATGGCCTTATGGTTTTAGAGCGTCGCTGCTACTTGAGGCTGTCTGCCACAAAAGTGCTGTCGTCTGCCGAGAAGGCGTTTCTCGGTAAGGTGCTTTGTAAAAGCCGTGGGTATGGCTCTAGGCAGCTATGTTTGTCCGAAACCCCGTGGTAATGTAGGCAGTTGCCCTCTCATAGGGTTGCACGAGTAACAGTGCGGTTTCGAAGGAGTTGGATATGTACAAGGCGCTCGTAGTGTGTAAGGCGGGCATGGGCTCTTCGATGATGCTCAAGATCAAGGCCGACCAAGTCATCAAGGAGAACGGCTTTCCCATCATCACGCAGCACGGGTCCTTGGACGACATCGACAGCTTTGGCGGCGATCTCATTTTGACCCAGGCTGACTTTGCCGATAAGATCGAGCACCCAAAAGCCTACGTGGCCTCCGTTGACAGCATCCTCAACAAGGACGAGATCAAGAAGGCGCTGGAGGGCTTTTTAGCCACCAAAGACTGGAAGCCTTCGGAACAGTAGCACGGTTGCTTCTCGCCAGCTCGGGCCCTGTGCCATCGAGCTTCACCACCACCGTACGACAAAAGGAGCATTTCGTGGCCAACCACTTTAGGCGTGACGGGGGGCAAGACGCACCTACGCCGGCAGCCTCCCCAAACCCAGCGGCGACCTCTCAGGAGCAGGATCTCTCCGCCGCTCCTCAAAGTCCCGCACCTCACACCGGTTTCACCAATCCCTCCGGCCAGCCGCTCTCGGACACCAATCTTGAGCCTGTCGTGGTAGAGACGGCGCGCACCTCGGTGCAAGAGGGCGCTTTTGACCCTACCGCCCAGCCGGGCTTTACCAGCGTGTTCGCGCCTTTGCGCCCTGCCGAGGACGAGCCGCGCGTCAACCGCACCGGCGACCCCACCATCTCCATGCGCAACGTCACCAAGATCTATCCGGCTCAGCCCAACAAGCCGGCGCTGGAAGACGTCTCGGTAGACATCTATCCTGGTGAGTTCGTCTTTTTGGTGGGCCACTCCGGCTCTGGCAAGTCCACCTTCATCAAGCTGCTCACTCGCGAGCTGCGGGCCACCTCGGGTCAGGTCATTGTGGCCGGCCAGGACCTCACCACCATGCGCAACTGGAAGGTTCCCTACCTGCGCCGCCAGATTGGCTGCGTATTCCAGGACTTCAAGCTTCTGCCCGATAAGACCACCTACGAAAACGTGGCCTTCACGCTGGAGTGCATCGGCAAGCCTCGCTCGGTGATCAAGGCCCAGGTGCCTGAGGTGCTGCGTTTGGTGGGCCTCCAGGAAAAGATGGACATGTTCCCCGACCAGCTCTCCGGCGGCGAGCAGCAGCGCGTGTCTGTGGCCCGCGCCATGGTCAACCGCCCTCCGCTGCTCATCTGCGACGAGCCCACGGGCAACCTCGACCCGGCCATCTCCCTGGGCATCATGAAGCTTTTGGAGCGCATCAACCGCACCGGTACCACCATCCTCATGGCCACCCACGACCGCGAGATGGTGGACTCCATGCGCAAGCGCGTCATCGCCCTAGAGGGCGGCCATGTGGTTCGCGACCAAGAGAGGGGAGGCTACGGCTACTATGGTGCCATCTAACTTTGGGTACTCGCTGCGCGAGGCCGGCCATCACTTTAGGAGGAACCTCTCCACGGCGCTGGGTGCCGTGGTCACCATCTTCCTGTCACTCTTCATCATCGGCGTCTTCATCTTGGGCTCTACCCTCATCAACAACATGGTGGGGTCGGTGGAGGACAAAGTCACCATCCAAGCCTTCCTCTCTGACGAGGCCTCTCAGGATGCAGTAGACGCTCTGCAAAACTCCATCAAGGGCTGGGACAACGTAGAGTCGGTGACCTACAAGTCCAAAGACGAAGCTTTGGAGGAGTATCGCACCACCATGTCCAACAAGAACGCAGCTGCAGCTGTGGATGCGCTGGACGGCCAAAACCCGGTGCCTGCCTCTCTGGTCATCAAGCTCACCGATCCCCAGCAGGTAGCTACCACCGCTCAAAAGCTGGTAAGCGATAGCGACTTCACCGCCATCTGCGACGACCCAGACAATCCCTCTGCCTCCGTCCAGTACGGCCAGGAGACCGTGGAGCGGCTCTTTTCGGTAGCCAACTACATTCGTGTCATCGCGGTGGTCCTGGTCATCATGCTTACCTTTGTGGCCTTCGTCTTCATCAACAACACCATTCGCTTGGCCATCTCGGCCCGTCGCCGCGAGATCGCCATCATGCGTCTGGTGGGTGCGTCCAACGGCTTCATCCGTGGGCCCTTCCTCATGGAAGGCGCACTTGAAGCCCTCTTTGGCGCCATCCTGGCCATCGGCGCGCTGCAGGCCATCATCACGTTCTTGCTTCCCCGCCTGGAGAGCAGCCTGCAGTTCCTGGTGATCACCATCGATCCTCAGGTCACCTGGGTTACCTATGGCGCGCTGCTCTTGGTAGGCCTCATCATCGGCCTCTTTGGCTCTGCCATCGCCATGGGCCGCTACCTCAAGGTCTAGCAGCTTCCTAGGCTTTGGATGTGTTTGGCAGCTCGGCCTGCCGAGAAGCCCTGACACCTCCGCCCTGCGACTCCCCCAAGGGTCGCGGGGCGTTTTTGTGGCACGGAGGGTCCTTTAATTGGGGGGCTGGAGGTGCCCTGCCAGAGGTTAGGGTACACACCCAAAGATTGCGAATTACTGCAGTAAGGAGACGTTATGGCTAAGGGACGCAGCAGTGCTTCAAGAAGGCGTCCGCCTCATACTCGCCGCAAACACCATGGAGCACTCACGGGGACGCTCAAGGTAGTGCGCCCGGGCGCGGGCGAGGTGATCACCGCTGAAGGCACGTTTCCTTTGGCTTCTGGAGGCCTTCGTGAGGGCATGAATGGCGATACCGTGGGAGTGACGGTGTCTGCAGGTCGAGACGGCCACAAGCTGGCCCGAGTGCAAACGGTCATCGAGCGTGCCACCTCGAGCTTTTTGGGCATCTATCAGCCCCTGGATCCTCTGGGAGTGGTGACGCCGCTGGACGAGCGCATACGCCGGGACTTTTTTGTGCTGCCAGACGACCTTTCGGCTGAGAGGCTGGGAGTCGCTGGCAACGATGTGGTGGTGGCACGCATTTTGGAGTACCCCAAGCGTGGAGAAGCCGGCGTGGTGACGCTGGAGGAGCGCGTGGGGGCACCAGAAGAGATCGATGTGGCCATAGAATCGGTCATCGCTCGCCATAGCCTGCCGGTGGCTTTTCCTGCTCGCGCCCAAGAGGAGGCCTCGTGTGTGGTGGCAGATACGCAAGGGGCGTTGGCAGAGCCAGGCACCAGAGATTTGCGCGACCAGTTGCTGGTGACCGTTGACCCGGCTACGGCACGCGACTTTGACGACGCGGTTTTTGCCCGCAAAACCCCGAAGGGCTATGAGCTCACGGTGGCCATCGCCGACGTCACCCGCTATGTGGGATGGGGATCATCCATGGATGTGGAGGCCCGCAAGCGTACCTGCTCTGTCTATCTGGCCGATCGCGTGCTGCCCATGCTGCCAGAAGAGCTCTCTTGCGACGTCTGCTCTCTCAGGCCCGGCGAAGATCGCTGTGCCATGGCAGTGGTCATGGAGCTGGATCGCCAGGGAGCGCTCTTGGACGCCCAGCCTGCCAAGGCAGTCATTTGCTCGGCCGCACGCTTTAGCTATGACCAGGTGGATGCCTTTTTAGACCAGGGAGCGAGTCCCCAAGATCTTGCTGGGGTGGTGCGTCCAGACTCCCAGGAACAGGTGGCTCAGTCCCTAGTGACCCTGGATGAGCTGGCTGCCAAGCGCCGCGCCCTGCGCCATCAGCGTGGTTCTATCGACTTTGCCTCTTCGGAGTCCAAGGTGGAGCTGGACGAGACCGGCACTCCCATTGGCGTGACCGTGCGAACTGCCACCCGAGCCACCAGCCTCATCGAG harbors:
- a CDS encoding YitT family protein; amino-acid sequence: MSRKKQPVEAGGRPPRPPHKSRAMGPAEKRKVLTDALLIVVGSALYAFGVDAFAVPEGLAAGGVTGLATIIYALGEQAGFVIPVGTQTLVMNALLMVLVVKSGGLRYLVKTIAGIVASSLFIDLFAPVVPPLGNGDLLLCALWGGVTCGAGLGLVFRTGGNTGGTDIVAQFMNRRLGMPLGTASVLVDAAIVVASIPVFSLQNALYAMVMMYLMGRVLDLVVDGPASEKAAWIISECHEAIASEILYGLGRGCTEIQARGVWSGASHPMLFVILSNNEVVTLKSIVMAEDPEALVVISDIHEAFGEGFRSIDRT
- a CDS encoding PTS sugar transporter subunit IIB, yielding MYKALVVCKAGMGSSMMLKIKADQVIKENGFPIITQHGSLDDIDSFGGDLILTQADFADKIEHPKAYVASVDSILNKDEIKKALEGFLATKDWKPSEQ
- the ftsE gene encoding cell division ATP-binding protein FtsE; amino-acid sequence: MANHFRRDGGQDAPTPAASPNPAATSQEQDLSAAPQSPAPHTGFTNPSGQPLSDTNLEPVVVETARTSVQEGAFDPTAQPGFTSVFAPLRPAEDEPRVNRTGDPTISMRNVTKIYPAQPNKPALEDVSVDIYPGEFVFLVGHSGSGKSTFIKLLTRELRATSGQVIVAGQDLTTMRNWKVPYLRRQIGCVFQDFKLLPDKTTYENVAFTLECIGKPRSVIKAQVPEVLRLVGLQEKMDMFPDQLSGGEQQRVSVARAMVNRPPLLICDEPTGNLDPAISLGIMKLLERINRTGTTILMATHDREMVDSMRKRVIALEGGHVVRDQERGGYGYYGAI
- the ftsX gene encoding permease-like cell division protein FtsX — translated: MVPSNFGYSLREAGHHFRRNLSTALGAVVTIFLSLFIIGVFILGSTLINNMVGSVEDKVTIQAFLSDEASQDAVDALQNSIKGWDNVESVTYKSKDEALEEYRTTMSNKNAAAAVDALDGQNPVPASLVIKLTDPQQVATTAQKLVSDSDFTAICDDPDNPSASVQYGQETVERLFSVANYIRVIAVVLVIMLTFVAFVFINNTIRLAISARRREIAIMRLVGASNGFIRGPFLMEGALEALFGAILAIGALQAIITFLLPRLESSLQFLVITIDPQVTWVTYGALLLVGLIIGLFGSAIAMGRYLKV
- a CDS encoding ribonuclease R family protein; this encodes MAKGRSSASRRRPPHTRRKHHGALTGTLKVVRPGAGEVITAEGTFPLASGGLREGMNGDTVGVTVSAGRDGHKLARVQTVIERATSSFLGIYQPLDPLGVVTPLDERIRRDFFVLPDDLSAERLGVAGNDVVVARILEYPKRGEAGVVTLEERVGAPEEIDVAIESVIARHSLPVAFPARAQEEASCVVADTQGALAEPGTRDLRDQLLVTVDPATARDFDDAVFARKTPKGYELTVAIADVTRYVGWGSSMDVEARKRTCSVYLADRVLPMLPEELSCDVCSLRPGEDRCAMAVVMELDRQGALLDAQPAKAVICSAARFSYDQVDAFLDQGASPQDLAGVVRPDSQEQVAQSLVTLDELAAKRRALRHQRGSIDFASSESKVELDETGTPIGVTVRTATRATSLIEEAMLCANEAVAAILSAARVPAAFRVHEPPSPDDLAKVVPILAEFDLVDSLQAQAVAAGNPFAIEGVLERAAGTPYELLVSTLLLRAQKKAIYLPRNDGHYALGATAYCHFTSPIRRYPDVVVHRALKAWMSHQTQSREMRQQDKLLPQLCRDCSEGERTAAAAEYESQRIKMAELYSERIGAIETGIVSGCERYGLFVRLSATGAEGLLPVRALGDQWFTYDEKHLQLVGEDDGRLWRLGQPVAVQVSGVDVERGRIDFALAPQPKENHR